A genomic stretch from Erwinia sp. E_sp_B01_1 includes:
- the atpG gene encoding F0F1 ATP synthase subunit gamma, with product MAGAKEIRSKIGSVQNTQKITKAMEMVAASKMRKSQERMAASRPYAETMRKVIGHIALGNLEYKHPYLEERDVKRVGYLVVSTDRGLCGGLNINLFKRLLADMKSWSDKGVESDLAIIGSKGLSFFSSVGGNVVAQVTGMGDKPSLSDLIGPVKVMLQAYDEGRLDKLFIVSNKFINTMSQSPQIVQLLPLPPADESEGVVKKSTWDYLYEPDPKALLDTLLRRYVESQVYQGVVENLASEQAARMVAMKAATDNGGNLIKELQLVYNKARQASITQELTEIVGGASAV from the coding sequence ATGGCCGGCGCAAAAGAGATACGTAGTAAGATCGGAAGCGTCCAGAACACGCAAAAGATCACCAAAGCGATGGAAATGGTCGCCGCCTCCAAAATGCGTAAATCGCAGGAACGCATGGCAGCCAGCCGTCCTTATGCAGAGACCATGCGCAAAGTGATTGGTCACATTGCGTTAGGTAATCTGGAGTACAAGCACCCTTACCTGGAAGAGCGTGACGTTAAGCGCGTCGGCTACCTGGTCGTGTCTACCGACCGCGGGCTTTGTGGTGGTTTGAACATTAACCTGTTCAAAAGATTGCTGGCAGACATGAAGAGCTGGTCTGATAAAGGCGTTGAGAGCGATCTCGCGATTATCGGTTCCAAAGGCTTGTCATTCTTCAGCTCCGTCGGTGGCAACGTGGTTGCCCAGGTGACCGGCATGGGGGATAAACCTTCCCTGTCCGATCTGATTGGCCCAGTGAAAGTGATGCTGCAAGCCTATGACGAAGGTCGTCTCGACAAGCTGTTTATCGTCAGCAACAAATTTATCAACACCATGTCCCAGTCTCCACAAATCGTTCAGCTGCTGCCGTTACCGCCAGCAGACGAAAGCGAAGGCGTTGTGAAGAAGAGCACCTGGGACTATCTGTATGAGCCGGATCCGAAAGCGCTGCTGGACACATTACTGCGTCGCTACGTCGAGTCTCAGGTTTACCAGGGTGTTGTAGAAAACCTGGCCAGCGAGCAGGCCGCACGTATGGTGGCGATGAAAGCTGCGACCGACAACGGCGGAAACCTGATCAAAGAGCTGCAGTTGGTATACAACAAAGCTCGTCAGGCCAGCATCACCCAGGAACTTACCGAGATTGTCGGTGGGGCCTCCGCGGTTTAA